The Candidatus Omnitrophota bacterium genome includes the window CGTCGACGTGCATAGCCACCGCCTTGAGTCGAAAGACGAAGTGGTGGCCAACTTGCGCAAGGCGTTGAAGGTCTTCCGCCCTGAGCAGATCTATGTCGATCCGGATTGCGGTTTGAAAACCCGAACGCCTGAGCAAGCCATCGAGAAGCTCCGCGTGTGCGTGGAAGCGGCTCGCGCGGTGCGCGAGGAGCTCCTCGTCGCCGTCTAAACGCCCTTGCTTGATGACCCAGGTCACGGTTCAGCAGATTCGATCGGCAAAGCGGCGTGGCAAAAAGCTGGTCATGCTGACGGCCTACGATTATCCTATGGCCAAGGCGATCGATGAGGCTGGGGTTGATCTCGTGCTCGTCGGCGATTCGCTGGCCATGGTGGTGCTGGGCTTCGAGACGACAGCGCCTGTCAGCGTTGAGGAGATGCTGCACCACGCCAAGGCGGCTCGTCGCGGGGTCAGTCGCGCCCTGCTGATTGGGGACATGCCGCTGGCGGCCTTCGGCAGCACGCCATCCACCGCCGTGCGCAATGCCAAACGCTTTCTGGTTGAGGCGGGTTGCGATGCCGTCAAAATTGAATGGAAGCCAAGCATGGATCAGACGGCGCGCGCCATGGTCGATGCCGGCATGGCCGTGATGGGCCATGTTGGCTTGACTCCACAAACCGCTGCCGCGGAAGGCGGCTTCGGCATGCGGGGCAAAGATGCGGCCTCAGCGGCCCGAATTATCGCGCAGGCCGAGGCACTTGAGCGCGCCGGATGCTTTGCCATGGTGCTGGAATGCGTGCCGGATGAAGTGGCCCGGCAGATCACGAAGCGCTTGAAGATCCCCACGATCGGCATCGGCTCTGGGCCGCACTGCGATGGTCAAGTGGTGGTCACCTATGATCTGCTCGGCTTGTTTGATCGCTTTACGCCGAAGTTCGTCAAGCAGTATGCGCATCTGGGCGATGTCATCCGGCAGGCCACCTCGGCGTTCGTCGGCGATGTGAGAGCCGGCCGGTTTCCTGGAAAAGAACAGACGCGAACGATGGCTCCAGATGAATTCAAAAAACTCAAGCAACGGCTCTCGTAGAGGTATGTGCTCCGCTGGATGCTACATGCCGCATCTGTGCTCCAGCAGGCCATCCGAATGCCTGATGCAGCCGAAGGCGTATTACCCGCTGTTCGCCGACGTGCACGGCCGGCGATGCGTCGTCATCGGGGGAGGAAAGGTCGCGCAGCGAAAGGTGACCGCCTTGTTGCAGTATGGGGCGGCCATTACCCTGATTAGCCCAACGCTGACAAAGCCGCTCAAGCATTATGCCCAGCGGAAGCTCATTTGTCATGTCAGCCGCCGGTTCCGCCCGTCGGATCTCCGTGGGGCGTGGCTGGTGTACGCCGCGACCGATGATGAGACCATCAACCGGTCGGTCTACCGCGCTTCGCAGCGGCGAAGGATTTTCACCAACGTGGTCGACCAAACCCCCTTGTGTTCGTTCATTGCGCCGGCGATCTTTCGCCGAGGACCGCTGACGATTGCGGTGAGCACCGGCGGGGCGAGCCCGTCACTGGCCAAAAAACTCCGCTCAGAGCTCGGAACGCTCATCGGCAAAGAGTATGTGCCGATGGTGAAATTGCTGACGAACCTCCGAGGCGCGGCTAAGCGGAAGTTGCCGCAGTATGGCGACCGCAGAATCTTCTTTGACCGGCTCGTGCATGGCCGTGTTTTTACGCTCGTGCGGCAGGGCCACTATCAGCGAGCGCGCGATGAAGCGCTGGCCCTCCTGAACCGCGAAGCGGCGTTGAAACGAACGTGACGGGAACGAGCCCTCTACGCATCGGAACGCGCGGAAGCCGGTTGGCCATGCGCCAAACCGAGATGGCGCAGGCCGCGCTATCGTCACGGCACGCCCAACGGCGCTTCGAGGTGCGCGCCATTGCCACGCGAGCGGATCAGCGGCCGACCGCGTCGCTCGCGGCCATGGGCGGGGAAGGGATCTTTGTCAAAGAACTTGAGGCGGCACTCCTCAACCATGAGATCGATTGCGCGGTCCATAGCCTCAAAGATCTGCCGCTCGCACTTCCAGCAGGGCTCACGATTGCCGCGGTGCCAGCACGCGCCGATGCACGGGATGCCTTCATTTCTCGCGCAGGAGAATCATTGGCGACATTGCCCGCGCAATCGCGCATTGGAACTTCGAGCCTTCGCCGGCAAAGCCAGCTGCTGAAGTTTCGCCAGGACCTGCAGATGGCTGAGATTCGCGGCAACGTCGACACGCGGCTGCGCAAGCTTGACGAAGGCCGGTATGACGCGATCGTGGTGGCCTCCGCCGGTCTCATCCGCCTGGGGCTGGCCGAACGCATCACTGAATATCTCGGGTTTGACGTGATGCTGCCTGAGCCTGGCCAAGGCGCGTTAGCCATTGAGGCGCGAACCGACGATATCGAACTCCTGACGTTGCTGAGTACGCTTGAAGATTCCACGACGCGCGCCTGCGTTGAGGCAGAACGAGCGCTCCTGGGCGCCTTAGGCGGCGGCTGCCACGTCCCCATCGCCGCCTATGCAAAATTGGAAGGCAAAGAATTAAGGCTAGAAGCTGCAGTCGTTTCCCCAGATGGACGCGAACAAGCGCGAGGCGTCATGAGCGGGTCGGTCGCTCAACCAGCAGCTTTGGGGAAGGCGTTAGCGAAAGAATTGGAACGGCAAGGAGCGCATCGACTCCTTGAGAAAACCGAGCGCCCGTAGCTCAACTGGATAGAGCACTAGCCTCCGGAGCTAGGGGTCGTGGGTTCAAATCCCGCCGGGCGCGCTACCTTGTAGTGATGAATCGAATAGGATTTGTATCCATTATCGTTGCTGTGACATGGCCAGGATTGCTCTTCGCCGA containing:
- the hemC gene encoding hydroxymethylbilane synthase, with translation MRQTEMAQAALSSRHAQRRFEVRAIATRADQRPTASLAAMGGEGIFVKELEAALLNHEIDCAVHSLKDLPLALPAGLTIAAVPARADARDAFISRAGESLATLPAQSRIGTSSLRRQSQLLKFRQDLQMAEIRGNVDTRLRKLDEGRYDAIVVASAGLIRLGLAERITEYLGFDVMLPEPGQGALAIEARTDDIELLTLLSTLEDSTTRACVEAERALLGALGGGCHVPIAAYAKLEGKELRLEAAVVSPDGREQARGVMSGSVAQPAALGKALAKELERQGAHRLLEKTERP
- the panB gene encoding 3-methyl-2-oxobutanoate hydroxymethyltransferase — protein: MTQVTVQQIRSAKRRGKKLVMLTAYDYPMAKAIDEAGVDLVLVGDSLAMVVLGFETTAPVSVEEMLHHAKAARRGVSRALLIGDMPLAAFGSTPSTAVRNAKRFLVEAGCDAVKIEWKPSMDQTARAMVDAGMAVMGHVGLTPQTAAAEGGFGMRGKDAASAARIIAQAEALERAGCFAMVLECVPDEVARQITKRLKIPTIGIGSGPHCDGQVVVTYDLLGLFDRFTPKFVKQYAHLGDVIRQATSAFVGDVRAGRFPGKEQTRTMAPDEFKKLKQRLS
- a CDS encoding bifunctional precorrin-2 dehydrogenase/sirohydrochlorin ferrochelatase, translating into MCSAGCYMPHLCSSRPSECLMQPKAYYPLFADVHGRRCVVIGGGKVAQRKVTALLQYGAAITLISPTLTKPLKHYAQRKLICHVSRRFRPSDLRGAWLVYAATDDETINRSVYRASQRRRIFTNVVDQTPLCSFIAPAIFRRGPLTIAVSTGGASPSLAKKLRSELGTLIGKEYVPMVKLLTNLRGAAKRKLPQYGDRRIFFDRLVHGRVFTLVRQGHYQRARDEALALLNREAALKRT